AGCAGTTCAGTCGTAAGGAGGTCCTGCCCGTCGTCGAACGTCTCGACCACCAAGAGGACGGCCTGATGCCCGGTTTGATCCGGAAGGCGGGTCAGATCGGTTTTTGCGGCGTCGACACGCCTGAGAGTTACGGCGGCCTTGGTATGAGCAAGAACTTGGCGGCCCGGATCCTCGAGCACCTCTCCCTGAACGGTTCCTTCAGCGTCACCATCGGGGTCACGAGCGGCATCGCCCAACTCGGTCTGTCGCTGTTCGGCACAGACGACCAGAAGCGCCGCTACATCCCTCGCCTTGCGAGCGGCGAATGGATGGGCGCGTACTGCCTCAGCGAGCCGAACTCGGGTAGCGACGCCTTGTCGCTGTCGACGCGGGCGGTCCAAAAGGGCGACAAGTGGGTGCTCGACGGCACCAAGATGTGGATCAGCAACGCCAAGTGGGCCGAATTCTTCCTTGTCCTGGCGAAGATCGACGGTACGGATCTGGCCGCTTTCCTGGTCGAAAGGTCGTTCCCCGGGGTCAGCGTCGCCCGCGAAGAGCACAAGATGGGCCTGAAGGGATCTTCGACGGCCCGCGTCGTTTTAGAGAACGCCGAAGTCCCGCTCGAAAACCTGCTGTACGTTCCGGGCAAGGGCCACCACGTCGCTTTCAACGCCTTGAACATCGGTAGGTTCAAGCTCGCGGCGATGTCCCTAGGCCCGGCCCGAGACGCGATCCACGAAAGCTCTGGATACGCGAAAGACCGGAAGCAGTTCGGTTCGCCGTTGAGCAAGTTCGGCTTGATCCGTCAGAAGTTCGCGGACATGGCCGCGCTCTATTACGCGGCAGAATCGGCCCTCTACCGCACGGGTTCGAACATCGACGATGCCTTTTCCGCGATGGCGGGGACGGTGGACGGAAACCGGGCCGCGGCCGAGGAGTTCGCGGTCGAGTGCAGCGCGGTCAAAGTCCTCGCGACCGAAGTCGAGTCGATGATCGTCGACGAAGCGCTTCAGATCTATGGAGGATACGGGTTCACAGAGGAGTTCCCTCTCGCCCGGATCTACCGGGACGCCCGCGTCAGCAGGATCTATGAAGGCACGAACGAGATCAACAGGGTGTTCCTGGCCGACCGGCTCAAAAGAAAGGCCGACGAAGGCAAGGCGAGCCTTGAAGGTTCTGGCGACTCGTTCCTCAACGAGCTCACGACGAAGGCGTTCGACCGTTTCGCCAAAGACCAAGTCACTGTCGGCGCACTCAGCGACCTGCTGTTGCTGACGTTCGCAGAACAGTCGGCAAGGTTGCGGTCCGACCGGACAGGCGGGATCGGACGATGCGCTTACGAAAGGTTCGCGAACTGGGCGAACGTCCGTGGTGCCATGGCTTACCAGACCGTGACGGGCGAAGCCGTGTCGATACCTGCTCCGTTTCCCGGGCACGTGGACGACCTCGCGGACCGGGTCCTCGAGTCCCGGTCTCCCGTTTAAAGTGCGGTCAGCTCAGAAGGTGCGTGGGGTTCTCAAGGAACTTCCGCACGACGTTCATGAACTTGGCGCCGGTGGCCCCGTCGACCACGCGGTGGTCGAACGAACCCGTCATGTTCATCCGCCACCGGATTTCGATCGACTCGTCGTCGGTCGCCACAGGTTTGCGCCCGGCCGTGCTGACGGCCAGAATGGCCGCGTTCGGACCGTTGATGATGGCGGCGAAGTTGTCGACGCCGAGCATGCCCATGTTGCTGATCGAGAACGTCGAACCGCTCAGTTCGTCGAGCGACAGCTTGTTGTCCCTGGCCCGAGCCGCCAAGTCCTTGGACGCATGTGAGACCTGCCTCAAAGTCAGCGTGTCGGCGTCCCGGAGGACGGCCACGGTCAGGCCGTCATCGACCGCGACGGCCATGCCGATGTTGACGGCTCCTTTCAGCAGGACGTGGTCGCCGCCAAAGACGGCGTTGACCTCCGGCATCTCGCGGAGGGCCCGGGCACTGGCGGCGATGATGAAATCGTTGACGCTGACCGCACCGCTCTCTTCCTCTTTAAAGAAATCGCGAAGGGCCATGATCCGTTCGACGTCCACCTCGACGGTGACGTAGAAGTGGGGTGCTTCGCGCTTGCTTTGCAGCGTCCGTTCGGCGGTGATGCGACGGAGCGGGGTCAAGGCTACTTTCGTATCGGAGGCAGCGGCCGCAGGTGCCGTAACGGTTCCTCGCGGAGGTGCGCTCCCTATGGCGTCACGGACGTCCTTCTCGACGATCCGGCCACCCGGGCCCGAACCTTGGACACGGGCGATGTCGATGCCGGCTTCAGAGGCGATCTTCTTGGCAAGGGGGCTGGCCTTGACCCTACCGCCGTTGGGCGCTACAGGCGTGGCGGTCGCGACAGGCTCGACGGTGCGCTCGGCAGGGGGCGCCATCGCTTCTGCAGACCGGGCTGTCGTTGCCGCCGGTGCCGGAGCATCCGTCTTTCCGCCTCCCCAGCCCCCAGGAAGCGACTCTCCCGATTTGAGGACTGCGGCGATCGGCGTTCCCACAGGCACGGTCTGCCCCGCCTGAAGGATGATCCCGGCCAACGTACCGGAGGCGGGAGCCTCCATTTCCAGGGTCGCTTTGTCCGTCTGGATGTTGGCGATCGTCTCGCCGGACTTGACTGCGTCTCCCTCGTTCTTCAACCACTCGACGAGGGTGCCTTCCTCCATGCCGTCGCCCATCTTGGGCATGATCACTTCTGTCATGTTCGCTGGACCTTGCACGTCGGCAGACAGCGTCGTCGCCGGTCGCGTGAGATTACCTGCCGACCTTCGTCGGAAGACGAGAAAGGCCCCCGCCCCGTTCTGGGGCGAGGGCCGTTGAGCGACGAGACTGGGCCTTAGGCGGCGGCCTTCGGCGAGTTGTTGTAGGAGATGGGCTTGCAGAAGCTGCCCTTCTTGCCGTTGCTGTTGATCCAGCAGGCGCGGTACTGGACCTTGCCGTTGCCGGAGTAGTTGTGGACGAACGGGAAGTTCGCGCCCTGCGTGAGCTTCTTCCAGCTGTTGCTGCCGTTCTTGACCTCGACGTAGGCGGCCTTAGTGCCGCTCGGGAGCGAGAACGTGCCGTTCTTGCTGCTGCCGACGTAGACGTTCACGCCGCTCTTGGAGCCGGTGAACCACACGAACGGGGCCGCGGTCTTGACGTTAGACGTCGTCGACTTCGCGACCTTGGACGTCGAGCGGGCCGAAACGCGCTTCGTCGTCTTAGAGACGGCCTTGATCGCCTTCACGGCTTTGGAAGCCGGTTTGACGACGGCCTTCTTGACCGGGGTCGACGACTTGCTCGTGGCGACGGCCTTCTTGGCGACGGTCTTCTTGACGGTCGTCGCTTTGCGGGCGGTCGTGCGCTTCGCAGTCGTCTTGCCCTTGGCGACGATCGGTTTGGCCGTGTTGACCACCGGGGTCGACTTGATGACGGCCTTCTTGATCGCCGGCTTCTTGGCCGTGACCTTCTTGACCGTCGTTTTCTTCATGACCGGCTTGACCGTGGCGGCCGACTTGATGACGGTCTTCGCCCTCGGAGTGCTTCGGACGGCCGTCTTGGCCGGTGCCTTCTTGGTCGTGGCCTTCTTGGCCGCGATCTTCTTCGTGGCGACCTTCTTGGTCGCAGTCTTCGTCGTCTTCACGGCTTTGGCCGTGGTCTTCGGTGCTTTCTTCGCGGTGGACGTCTTCTTCGCGACCGTGGTGGTGGTCGTGCCGCCGAACCAGTTCGACCAGTTGCCGTCGAAATTCTTGTTGGCCGAGATCATGGAGACCATGTTCTGCATGTAGGCCTGATAGGTCGCGAACGCGGTCGTCTGGAACGACTTGTTCCAGGTGCCGTAAGCCTTGTAGCTAGCCTGCCAGTTCTTGTACCACTGGTTGACGAACTTGATGTCGCTGGCTTTGTAGCCATATTTCTTCGCGTTGGTGTTGAACGCTTTGTTGAAGTGCGTGAAGCACGTGTGGAAAGCGCTCCAGTTTTTCGGAAGGTTGTACGTTGCCAAGTTTCCTCTTTCCTCTGCCGTCAGGCGTCGTGGAGCCAGGTTGCACCTAGCTCGGACCGTCATTGGTGCATGGTCGGTAATCTTTTCGGGGAACTTTAGGTTTGGGTCCTAGAAACGGCCTCGCCCAGGTTCAAACTAGACGTAGGGACAACGATGCTCGCATTCCTTTTGGCGCAGGCGCCCGTCCAGACGACAGGGCCCGACATCGCCTATATCGCACGCTATTACACGCCCGAAAACAGCAAGGCCAAGAGCCGTTCCGCGGTGTACGTCTGCGACTGGACCGGCAAACGGACGCGGAAAGTCGCGACGCCAGAAAAGGACGTCTACGCCGTCGTCTGGGCGGGCTCCGGCCGCCTCGTGTGGTTCTGCGACGGCAAGACGGGGCCCGACGAAGTCTGGACGGCGACGCCCCAAGGGGCCGACGCCCGCCAGATCGGGACCGTCTCCAATCCCGAGCCGTGGCACAGCCACCCCGGAACGCCGTACTTCCAAGACGCCTCGGGGGTGGAACCCGTGTGGTACACGGTCACTCCGGAGGGGGCCCTCACGAAGACGACGACTCCGGTCTCGCCTTTTGCCGCCATCAGTCACGACCTTTCGTCGAAGGACGGCAAGTGGAGCCTACGGATCAACGACGACGACGAGGGGAAACTCGTCCTGTTCGACAGTCAGGGTGCTGCGAAGGACCTGGCCCACCAAGGAATGTTCTACGACGCGAAAGTCGAACCGGCCCGAGACCGGGTCTGGATCCGGACGCGCGACCACGACAGCACGACAGGCACGCACTTTTGGCTCTACACCGTCGACTGGGCAGGACGGCGGCTCGTGCCCCGGATCGAGGACTACGCCATGGCCGACTTTTGGCCGTCCCGTGACGAGACGGTGTACATGCTTCCCCGTTCCCTCGGCAAACTTGGGAAGAAGACGCAGGTCTGGGTCAGTCCGATGTTCGCGGGAAACGTCCGGACCGGACAGTTCAGGAAAATCGTTTCGGGCACGGTCTGGGTGCAGTGGGTCGCCCTGCAGCCTCGCTGAAAGCCGTCAGCGTCGGCGTTCCATCTGGGCCACGAACTGCTGGAAGTACTTCCGCGAATCCCAAGGTCCAGGCGCTGCTTCAGGGTGGTACTGGATGCTTTGCGCATCGGCATCGGGGATCCGGATGCCTTCGACCGTCCCATCGTTCAGGTTCACTTGCGTGACCTTTGCACCCGTGCCGGTCAAAGACGCCGGGTCGACCGCGTATCCGTGGTTTTGGCTTGTGATGGTCACGGTGCCGTCCTCCAAGTCTTGGACGGGATGGTTCGACCCCCGATGGCCGAATTTGAGCTTATACGTCGAGCCCCCGACCGCTTGGCACAAGACCTGGTTGCCTAAGCAGATTCCGAAGACGGGGAGTCGTCCGAGTAGGTCGCGCGCGGTCTGGACGACACGGCCCAGCCTTGCAGGATCGCCCGGGCCGGGAGAGAAGAGCACACCGTCCGGGTTCCAGCCGAGGATCTCGTCCGCCGTCGCTGTGGCGGGAAGGACGATCGTGCGGACGCCGAGGGCCGCGAACCTCCGCAGAATGTTGTACTTCAGGCCGCAGTCGACCGCGACCATCTTATGCCGCATGTCGCCGCTCGGCTCGTCGACGCCTTCCCTGCCCTCCCGGCCCCAGGCGTAGGGCGCGCGCGTGGTCACCTGATGGACGAAATCGGTTTCGTCGTAGCGCGTTGCGCCCTGGGCGGCGGCCAGGGCCGCTTCCGGCCCTTCGGTGCTGACGGCCCCCATGAGGACCCCCGAATTCCGGATATGGAGCGTCAGGGACCGGGTGTCGACACCCTGGATCGAGACGAGTCCCCGTTCGTGCAGAAAGTCGTCGAGAGGGCGCTTGCTCCGCCAGTTGCTAGGGTGTTCGCAGACCTCCTTACATACGATCGAGGTCGGTTGGATCCGGTCCGATTCGAAGTCGTCGTCGTTGATGCCGTAGTTCCCGATCAAGGGATACGTGAAGACGACGGCTTGTCCCGCGTAGCTGGGATCGGAAAGTATTTCCTGATAGCCGGTCATGCCCGTGTTGAACACGACCTCTCCGACGCTCGTCCCTTCGGCGCCGAGTCGGCGGCCGGCGAGGACGGTTCCGTCACTGAGGGCGAGGTGTGCGGTCAAGGGCCGCTCAGGACTATACCGTCCGGTGCGGCACCCGACCCGGCCCGTCCGGACACGTTTGCGACGACGGTCCCGGAATCGGAAAACCTCGTCTAGAATAAGGCCATGCGGTGCTTCAAGATCGCCCTCGTCTTTGCCGTCGTCTCGTCCAGCGCCGCTGCGCTCGCCCAGGCGAAACCCGCCGACGCCCTGATGAAGTCGGCCTTTGCCAAGGCCAAGTCCGAGAAGAAGGCCGTGTTCCTTTCGTTCCACGCGTCGTGGTGCGGATGGTGCCATAAGCTCGAAGGCTTTCTGAACAAGCCTGAGATCAAGTCGGTCTGGGACAAGCGCTTCGTGACGGTGTGGCTGACCGTCATGGAGAGCGAGGGAAAGAAGGCCGACGAGAACCCGGGCGGCGACGCCTGGCTCAAAAAGTACGGCGGTTCGTCCGAAGGCATTCCGTACTCGATCGTGTTCGACGCGGGCGGTAAAGCGCTCGCCGATTCGCGTGCGAACGGCAAGGCCGGCGGCAACATCGGGTACCCGGCCAAGCCGGAGGAGATCGCCTGGTTCATGTCGATGCTCGATAAGGTCAAATCCATGACCGCACAAGAGCGCGCGACCATCAAAAAGGCCCTCGAAGAAGAGGGTGCCAAGATCGGCGGCTAAGGTCAAGCTCGTGCGACGGCCGGGCCAGGGTGTTCCCTTGCCCGGTCCTTTTCGTCTTGCGGGAGCCCTCCGCCCGTCCGCGTCGTATAATCCAGCAAAGACATGTCTGACCGCGTGTACGTCTTCGACACGACCCTTCGCGACGGCGAGCAAAGCCCTGGCGTCCGGCTCTCGATGCCCGAGAAGCTCGAGATCGGGCACGCTCTGGTCGAACTCGGCGTCGACATTATCGAAGCCGGCTTCCCCATCAGTTCGCCCGGCGATTTCGAAGCGGTGAACATGCTCGCCCGTGAACTGCGAGGGGTCCAGGTCTGCGGCCTCACGCGAGCCCGTGAGAAAGACATCGACGTCGCTGGGGAAGCGCTCAAACCTGCCGAAGACCCGCGGATCCATACAGGCCTCGGAGTGAGTCAGAACCACCTTCAGCACAAGCTGAAGATGACGGCCGACCAGGCCCTTGAAACGGGGGTCAACGCCGTCAAGCACGCGCGCAAGTACACCGACAACATCGAGTACTTCATGGAGGATTCAGGCCGGGCCGACCGCGAATACGTGTACCGCGTCGTCGAGTCGGTCATCGCCGCGGGTGCGACGACGATCAACGTCCCGGACACCACGGGATACACCTATCCCGAGGAGTACCGTGCGCTCATGGCGGGCATCCGCAACAACGTGCCCAACATCGATAAGGCCGTTCTGAGCTGCCATTGCCACAACGACCTCGGCATGGCGACGGCCAATACCCTAGGCGGCGTCCTTGGTGGCGCGAGACAGGTCGAAGTCACGGTCAACGGGATCGGCGAGCGGGCCGGCAACACCGCGCTCGAAGAAGTCGTCATGAGCTTCCGGATCCGCCAAGACCTGTTTCAAGTCGACACTAAGGTGGACTCGACGAAGCTCCTGGCCGTCAGCAAGCTCGTCTCCAGACTGACCGGAATGATGGTCCAGCGGAACAAGGCCGTCGTGGGGGCGAACGCCTATGCCCACAGTTCCGGCATCCACCAGGACGGAGTCCTGAAAGAACGGTCGACCTACGAGATCATTGCGCCCGAACTCGTCGGCGCCGAGAAGAGCGAAATCATCCTGACCGCCCGGTCGGGCCGCCACGGGTTGAGGCACCGCTTGGCCGAAATGGGGTTCAGCTTCAACGAGGACCGTTTCGAAGACCTTTACAACCGGTTCTTGGAGGTCGCGGACACGAAGACGGAGGTCGGTGAAGAGGATTTGCGCGAACTCGTCTCAGCCTGAAAAAGCGTCCCTGACGGTCTGACGGCGGCGAAAAGTTCAATAAGTACCGTTCTGTCTACTTGTTTCGCTATGGTCAGGCCTATATAGTTGCGCTAATGCGCGGGGCATGACCGCGCGGGACCCGGTTCGGTGCAGTCCGTCCGGGAGGATACATAGCCCTATGTCCATAAAACGAGCCTTCACGCTCATCGAGCTTCTCGTCGTGATCGCGATCATCGCGATCCTGGCTGCGATCCTCTTCCCTGTGTTCGCGCAGGCGAAGGTCGCGGCGAAGGGAGCGGCCAGCATCAGCAACGACAAGCAGGTGTCGACCGCTTCGATGATCTATCTCACCGACTACGACGACCATCCCGTCCTCATGGCGCAAGGCGACGGGGACGCCCCGCTCCTCCTTCTCGGCAACCCGTACAAGCCGTGGGCCTACCTGTTGACGCCGTACTGCAAGAACAGCGACATCTTCCAAGACCCGCTGATCCAGAAGGAGCCGAACGACTTGGCCGCCCAGGGGGCGCCGGACAGCCTGATCTGGCAGTACCGCACCCAGTACGGCTATGCCTTCACGATCCATTCGCCGACGTTGCCCTCCGGGAACACCTGGATCACCACGCCGACGGTGCAGACCGCTCTCGCCCAACCCGCCGAGACGGTCATGTTCATCATGAAGAAGTCGCGGAACAGCAACCCCGACTGGCTTTGGGTCGGCTCCCTCATCTGGGGCGCCAACCTCGTCAACCCGCCGGTCCTGAACTTCAACGACACGCCCGTCGGAGTCGTCAACCCGCACTCTTACGTCGTGCCATACGGCTGCTGGGGAACGGGCTGCACGGCCTACTCGAGCCAGTCGGAAGAGGAAGGAAGCTTGACGGGCGGCGTCGCACTGCGCAAGGCGAAGAAATCGATCGTCGCCATGTCGGACGGCCATGTCAAAGTCATGTCGGCCGGAGCGTTGGCCGCAGGGACCGACTGGAGTCCGACGAAGGCCGGGTACACGGTCAAGCTGACCGAAAAGTCGCGCTACCTGTGGGACATGGACTGATGAAAGGCCTGACGCTCGTTCTTGGCCTCGCGCTCTTGGCCGGCTGCTCGTCGCAACCCGAACCGGCAGCCCAGCAGCCGCCCGTTAAGCCGGATCCGGTCAAGTCCGGTGACGGACCGGCACCGACGAAATCCGGCGGAGAGATCCAAATGAACCCGAACGCCGGTAAGGTCAATCAGCCCGGCAGCGCGCTCAACAACCGATAACACGCCACATGGAGAGGAACGGACGGCCCGCCTTCGAGAGAAGGCGGGCCGTTCCGGTTCGACGTGGCCCTTACTTGAAGAAGGCCATGGATTCGAGCTTGGCTTTGATCGACTGCAGAAAGCGTCCCGCCGTCAGTCCGTCCACCAGGCGGTGGTCGTAGGTCAGGACGATGTTCATCATCGAGCGCACCGCGATCATGTCGTTGACGATGACCGGGCGCTTCACGATCCCGTAGACCCCGATGATGCCGCTCTGGGGGGCGTTGATCATCGGCGTGCCCAGGATCGCCCCGTAGGAACCCGGATTGGTCAGAGTGAAGGTCGCGCCTTGGACGTCCTTCACGTCCAGCTTGTTGCCCCTGGCCCGGGAGGCGATGG
Above is a genomic segment from Armatimonadota bacterium containing:
- a CDS encoding acyl-CoA dehydrogenase family protein, with the translated sequence METAAKLNETGCSFLSRTPGSAFCPEDFATDEKLMVEQAEQFSRKEVLPVVERLDHQEDGLMPGLIRKAGQIGFCGVDTPESYGGLGMSKNLAARILEHLSLNGSFSVTIGVTSGIAQLGLSLFGTDDQKRRYIPRLASGEWMGAYCLSEPNSGSDALSLSTRAVQKGDKWVLDGTKMWISNAKWAEFFLVLAKIDGTDLAAFLVERSFPGVSVAREEHKMGLKGSSTARVVLENAEVPLENLLYVPGKGHHVAFNALNIGRFKLAAMSLGPARDAIHESSGYAKDRKQFGSPLSKFGLIRQKFADMAALYYAAESALYRTGSNIDDAFSAMAGTVDGNRAAAEEFAVECSAVKVLATEVESMIVDEALQIYGGYGFTEEFPLARIYRDARVSRIYEGTNEINRVFLADRLKRKADEGKASLEGSGDSFLNELTTKAFDRFAKDQVTVGALSDLLLLTFAEQSARLRSDRTGGIGRCAYERFANWANVRGAMAYQTVTGEAVSIPAPFPGHVDDLADRVLESRSPV
- a CDS encoding prepilin-type N-terminal cleavage/methylation domain-containing protein, which encodes MSIKRAFTLIELLVVIAIIAILAAILFPVFAQAKVAAKGAASISNDKQVSTASMIYLTDYDDHPVLMAQGDGDAPLLLLGNPYKPWAYLLTPYCKNSDIFQDPLIQKEPNDLAAQGAPDSLIWQYRTQYGYAFTIHSPTLPSGNTWITTPTVQTALAQPAETVMFIMKKSRNSNPDWLWVGSLIWGANLVNPPVLNFNDTPVGVVNPHSYVVPYGCWGTGCTAYSSQSEEEGSLTGGVALRKAKKSIVAMSDGHVKVMSAGALAAGTDWSPTKAGYTVKLTEKSRYLWDMD
- a CDS encoding 2-isopropylmalate synthase, with the translated sequence MSDRVYVFDTTLRDGEQSPGVRLSMPEKLEIGHALVELGVDIIEAGFPISSPGDFEAVNMLARELRGVQVCGLTRAREKDIDVAGEALKPAEDPRIHTGLGVSQNHLQHKLKMTADQALETGVNAVKHARKYTDNIEYFMEDSGRADREYVYRVVESVIAAGATTINVPDTTGYTYPEEYRALMAGIRNNVPNIDKAVLSCHCHNDLGMATANTLGGVLGGARQVEVTVNGIGERAGNTALEEVVMSFRIRQDLFQVDTKVDSTKLLAVSKLVSRLTGMMVQRNKAVVGANAYAHSSGIHQDGVLKERSTYEIIAPELVGAEKSEIILTARSGRHGLRHRLAEMGFSFNEDRFEDLYNRFLEVADTKTEVGEEDLRELVSA
- the carA gene encoding glutamine-hydrolyzing carbamoyl-phosphate synthase small subunit, with translation MAPSAPRRVERKEHGLLLGLGLGKGRLHQGVGGFRLGERSGAGRDDGKDEGDLEAPHGLILDEVFRFRDRRRKRVRTGRVGCRTGRYSPERPLTAHLALSDGTVLAGRRLGAEGTSVGEVVFNTGMTGYQEILSDPSYAGQAVVFTYPLIGNYGINDDDFESDRIQPTSIVCKEVCEHPSNWRSKRPLDDFLHERGLVSIQGVDTRSLTLHIRNSGVLMGAVSTEGPEAALAAAQGATRYDETDFVHQVTTRAPYAWGREGREGVDEPSGDMRHKMVAVDCGLKYNILRRFAALGVRTIVLPATATADEILGWNPDGVLFSPGPGDPARLGRVVQTARDLLGRLPVFGICLGNQVLCQAVGGSTYKLKFGHRGSNHPVQDLEDGTVTITSQNHGYAVDPASLTGTGAKVTQVNLNDGTVEGIRIPDADAQSIQYHPEAAPGPWDSRKYFQQFVAQMERRR
- a CDS encoding 2-oxo acid dehydrogenase subunit E2: MTEVIMPKMGDGMEEGTLVEWLKNEGDAVKSGETIANIQTDKATLEMEAPASGTLAGIILQAGQTVPVGTPIAAVLKSGESLPGGWGGGKTDAPAPAATTARSAEAMAPPAERTVEPVATATPVAPNGGRVKASPLAKKIASEAGIDIARVQGSGPGGRIVEKDVRDAIGSAPPRGTVTAPAAAASDTKVALTPLRRITAERTLQSKREAPHFYVTVEVDVERIMALRDFFKEEESGAVSVNDFIIAASARALREMPEVNAVFGGDHVLLKGAVNIGMAVAVDDGLTVAVLRDADTLTLRQVSHASKDLAARARDNKLSLDELSGSTFSISNMGMLGVDNFAAIINGPNAAILAVSTAGRKPVATDDESIEIRWRMNMTGSFDHRVVDGATGAKFMNVVRKFLENPTHLLS
- a CDS encoding thioredoxin family protein; amino-acid sequence: MFLSFHASWCGWCHKLEGFLNKPEIKSVWDKRFVTVWLTVMESEGKKADENPGGDAWLKKYGGSSEGIPYSIVFDAGGKALADSRANGKAGGNIGYPAKPEEIAWFMSMLDKVKSMTAQERATIKKALEEEGAKIGG